ttaaggaccttctaccactctgccctgctctcctagaacAACTGCCtatctcctggaatctcttccatgctcttgagactgcagtgggagacacagcaatatttttggcaatggaaagtattggtgtgccattctggaggagtttgactaccctgtgcaacctctgtaggctccagatactggcttatgtttccagtagtaacactgaccctatccaaatgcaaaactagtgaaaaatcagtcaagaaggatgaagatggaaaaattaccagttgccaccacctgtaaagccattcctgttttggggtcGTCTTAtggttggccctctagtacacctgagGGATATTCCACGAACGgaggtttaacaaacacagagttaacgctGAACTCTAGGTTGATTGACCCTGAGCCGACTAAACCAGAGCTGTCAGTTCCACCGCGCCGGTTATGAATTAGTTTGATCAACACGGGGTTGGTTAACACTGGGTTGTGCGCATACACGGCAAACCTATAAAGACGTGACGTATGGAGCATGGAAATCCTGATCAAAAGGGCGAAACAGGCTAGCTGccactaggggcgtctagatttctaggcgagAAACGGGCCGCATGTTTCTCAGAACTCGAACGCAGGCTGTAATATATtagaaaaagttttaaaaagtaacaccAAAGCCTCTGCCATTCAGAGAAACCCTGGTAGCGGAACGCTGACTGCGTGAATGCATACAAAAGCACGTTCCTAAACATTTGAACTATGAATCTATTCATATCTCAGTTAAGTTTTCTTAGCATTCCTACCACATAACCTGTTATTttataaagatgtaggctactccgaTGGGCCCAAGCGATCATCTGATCAAGTAAAGATAAAATATTACGATTCATGGTAGTAATTATATCATTTTTCCACAAACATTTCTACATCTCTTTGCGCGGAATGGCTATATTGTGAAGGACGGCGCATGCAACGATTACACAAGCCCGTTCGGACACACTCTTATACTACGTAGGCATTGAAATTTGGACTTCAATAtcccaaatgtgttttcaatcgcGGGTTCTGCTGTGTGCCAGGTTAAATGTTGCCTGTGGTCCAGGAGCGGGATTAGGGTACAGGGTGATGAGCGTCGGGAGGCATGGATACCCTCCATCCCAAAGGAGCTACCCATCGAATTGCGCTGCGACCAAATGCAAACTTTGAGCTATCTTGCACAAGCACATCAATTATAAAAGTTCTATGATATGTTCATAATGCAACGCAGTTGGTTGAAATGTATAGCTCAAATTACATCCTGGCATCGTAGACCGAACCAGCCAATTTTGCCTCCACATAAGTATAGGCTAATCATGTACGAAGCACCATATCATCTAATGATACAATTGACAGCGATTAACAAACTATCTTGAAGATATTGGAAATGGGCAATATAGGCCGCGTATACCTACCTAAACATTTATACTGTGATAGCCTTTCCTTTTAATCGGCCTCATATATGGCTGGGGCCTATAAGCACTTGTGCCATCAATGTACCCAATGACATAATATTGTAATCGAATGGTATCATAGTGATACCCATATGAAATGTCAACAGCAAGGACAATTTCTGTGCCACTTGGAGACACTTAAAACATTGGTGACCTGCGAGTTGGTGAAACTCCATTTTAATGACCCTCGTGAGTTGTGGCCAGGAAAGAGGATGAAGTTGCGCACTAACCGCTCCAGCGCAAGACAGACTTTACGCACTGATTGGCAGACCGTAGCTTTCCCTATGCTCAGcatctcaaatactgtacagaaaaCTATACGTCGCAAACGAAGAGCTGTGCAAATAGTTTGCAGTGAACTGAGGCCCTGGGTCAATATACCCGGTTTTGTGATAAAACCGGCTttgtggaatacccctctgTAGTAAATtctgttgacatcaaagcaggtcaacctgattcacaaccacctctgttacattaCTGGCCAGATCAATAGCCCACAAGTATGACTGACTGAtactatactcctatgaaccagtgttccctttattttttttttagcagtgcATATAGTTTAGGGTGGTCAATCTGTTGTCCCTggacagtacaggccaaaatgtaTCAGCTGTCCACTTGATTAGCGTATATATAATACAGGACTATGCATTGAGCATGGCATGGAGGACGGTGGGTCTGGTTTTAAATACCGTTGTAGCTCAAGTGGACGCTATAcgctttcagaaaatgtatcgtTTAGGGTGGTCAATCTGTTGTCCCTggacagtacaggccaaaatgtaTCAGCTGTCCACTTGATTTGCGTATACATAATAGAGGACTATGCATTGAGCATGGCATGGAGGAAGGTGGGACACATCTCAACTGCTGTTGTATCTAATCTACATGCCATATGCTTCTAAAAATTTTTTATAGATTATTGTGGTCAATCTGTTGTCCCTGTACAGGACAGGTCAAAATGTATCAGCCGTTCACTTGATTCGCGTATACATAATAGAGGACTATGCATTGAGCATGGCGTGGAGGACGGTGGGTCTGCTTTTAAATACCGTTGTAGCTCAAGTGGACGCTATACGCTTTAGAAATATAGTTTAGGGTGGTCAATCTGTTGTCCCTGGACAGTACAGGCCAACATGTATCAGCTGTCCACTTGATATGCATATACATAATAGAAGACTCTGTATTAAGCAATGGCATGGAGGAAGGTGGGGCACGTCTTAACTGCTATTATATCTCATCTACACGCCATAtgcttttagaaaatgtatagTTTAGGGTGGTCAATCTGTTGTCCCTggacagtacaggccaaaatgcatCAGCTGTCCACTTGATTTGCATATAATAGAGGAATATGTATCGAACATTGCATGGAGGAAGATGGTGCATGCATTCCTTTTTTTGCTTATCACACCCCTGTTCTAACCATTGGTCAATTTCAAAACACAGGTAAATTCAAACTCACCTCACAAGCGGAGTCGTTTGGTGCGGGTCTGGATGATTGACACTCCAATCTGGATTTGGTCTCTGCACAAGAGAACACAGGGAGATTGAGTGCTTGTCATAAAACCATATAAAGGCATAACATACTCAACTCACATCCCTGACTAAAACTGGCCTGATATTGCCATATGGTTTTGATGCTGCAAACCGTTAGCAGGCATGACATGCAATGCCAAAGTTAACAACATTTACTCAAAACTATCACTGACCACTGGCAAGGGCTGTTGAGAACACAGGGGGAGACACCTCTTGGTGCTGGACACCAACTTCTCCAATCCCCTCTTTTGTAGTAGAAGTGCTACATTGACCTCTGACATAGTGCATCTAAAAAAGGAAAGCAATATGCAAAGATTAACAGGTATCAACTAGTACAGATAGGAATACTCCATACAGTTTGTGCAAAGACAACATATTTAACAAGATTTAGCAACTATTTTCTTTAAGGGGGGCATGTCACTGCATCAGAAATGTCAGCATCAAGCTGCAAGAAACAGGTGACAATGCATtacgtacacatactgtagatcccaGAACTAAGAATGTGTAttaaagagagaaaacactATTCCTTAACTAGCCACTTTACAAGCAGGTGCTATAGTTGTTACATCTGTGAGGACAGTTTGTAACATAGACAAACTCATGGTATGCAAAGACACTGTCTTTTGGACTTTTAATGACCTCCATGCTCAAACCCCCAGACttccactattgaactcccagtgtatggcacactcagaaaaacaccagtgttagggggacaccatggttagtaaagaccatccatactgaatagaaggcatttccactattgaactcccagtgtatggcacactcagaaaaacaccagtgttagggggacaccatggttagtaaagaccatccatactgaatagaaggcatttccactattgaactcccagtgtatggcacactcagaaaaacaccagtgttagggggacaccatggttagtaaagaccatccaTACTGAATAGAAGACATTTCCACTATTGAGctcccagtgtatggcacactcagaaaaacaccagtgttagggggacaccatggttagtaaagaccatccaTACTGAAGAGAAGACATTTCCACTATTGAGctcccagtgtatggcacactcagaaaagCACCAGTGTTAGGGggacaccatggttagtaaagacagcccatactgaatagaaggcatttccactattgaactcccagtgtatggcacactcagaaaaacGCCAGTGTTGGGGGggacaccatggttagtaaagaccaCCCATACTGAATAGAAGACATTTCTACTGTAGCTTCAAAATGCTTACTAACCATTGGTCAATTTCAAAACACAAGTAAATTCAAACTCACCTCACAAGCAGAGTGGTTTGGTGTGCCTCTGGATGATTGGCACTCCAATCTTGATTTGGTCTCTATacaagagaacacacagagatTCAGTGCTTAACTGAACTCAACTTTCCTAAAACCACATAACGGCATAACATACTCAACTCACATCCCTGACTAAAAATGGCCTGATGGCCACATGTGTTTCATGCTGCAAACCATTAGCAGGCATGACATGCATTGCCAGAAGTTAACAACATTTACTCAAAACTATCACTGACCACTGGCAAGGTATGTTGAGAACACAGGGGGAGACACCTCCTGGTGCTGGACACCAACTCCTCCAATCAACTCTTTTGCAGTAGAAGTGCTACATTGACCTCTGACATAGTGCACCTAAAAAGGACAACAATATGCAAATATGAACAGGCATCAACTCCATTTCACATTAAAGGGACATCCTCACTCAAACCTTTAAGTTCATGGCActcataatgatgtagccagGTTAACTAAGTGTTAATAGATGACTATCTGCCCCAACAAAGAATTTCAGACTGTACCTGCAGTATAATTGTAATTCATTGACAAATGTGTCCCTTATGAAACTACAT
The genomic region above belongs to Sardina pilchardus chromosome 20, fSarPil1.1, whole genome shotgun sequence and contains:
- the LOC134067872 gene encoding uncharacterized protein LOC134067872, encoding MSSTVFIEETRERPEVQSCNMTSGSFACETQLSGANIPPGQHSIAELGDNAHDLEPIVFSSDVFRDAELRAECPTPDSPAHEVHYVRGQCSTSTAKELIGGVGVQHQEVSPPVFSTYLASETKSRLECQSSRGTPNHSACEMHYVRGQCSTSTTKEGIGEVGVQHQEVSPPVFSTALASETKSRLECQSSRPAPNDSACEVSSRRCVKRPWSEEEIQAVMKHMRPFIENGVTY